The Salvia miltiorrhiza cultivar Shanhuang (shh) chromosome 1, IMPLAD_Smil_shh, whole genome shotgun sequence genome has a window encoding:
- the LOC131021558 gene encoding probable WRKY transcription factor 14: MCSHLLKMMENYQGDLADIVRATTSAAAIDGGSTPSQQSAAPDWQFSRNSINYPPEYFGDPFSYIRDPLTPNMDTPPPVSELLYNSSIVNGTGVINPDEMKRPSNIFSRMLQISPNAKLQPCDPQAAAPPQRGLKNPPILVSNNGGLISPTTSALQISSPRNTGIKRRKSQAKKVVCIPAPAPANSRATGEVVPSDLWAWRKYGQKPIKGSPYPRGYYRCSSSKGCSARKQVERSRTDPNMLVITYTSEHNHPWPTQRNALAGSTRSQAAKNTKDSSQKPTNQSSSAAVKLEELPEFELPDSSSNHQHDSFFADLAEIGDDPLNLFGPHDNNDPFSFYDWPTTTTTADDPPRNT; encoded by the exons ATGTGCAGCCACTTGTTGAAGATGATGGAGAATTATCAAGGCGATTTAGCTGACATAGTCCGCGCCACCACCAGCGCCGCCGCCATAGACGGCGGCAGCACACCCTCACAACAGTCGGCGGCCCCCGACTGGCAGTTTTCGAGAAATTCGATCAACTACCCACCGGAATATTTCGGCGATCCATTCAGCTACATCAGAGATCCCCTCACGCCAAACATGGACACCCCTCCTCCTGTTTCAGAGCTGCTCTACAATTCGAGCATCGTCAACGGCACCGGAGTGATCAATCCGGATGAGATGAAGAGACCCTCGAATATATTCTCAAGGATGCTGCAGATCTCTCCTAATGCGAAGCTGCAGCCATGTGATCCTcaagcggcggcgccgccgcagAGGGGGCTCAAGAATCCTCCTATATTAGTATCTAATAATGGGGGTTTGATTTCTCCCACTACATCTGCCCTGCAGATCTCGTCTCCGCGAAATACGGGAATCAAAAGGAG GAAAAGTCAGGCGAAGAAAGTAGTTTGTATTCCAGCACCAGCACCTGCAAACAGCAGGGCCACTGGAGAAGTTGTTCCATCAGATCTTTGGGCATGGCGGAAGTACGGACAGAAGCCTATCAAAGGTTCGCCTTATCCTAG gGGGTACTACAGATGTAGTAGCTCGAAGGGGTGTTCGGCTCGGAAACAAGTGGAGCGGAGCCGAACCGACCCGAATATGCTGGTGATCACCTACACCTCCGAGCACAACCATCCATGGCCCACGCAGCGAAACGCTCTGGCCGGCTCCACCAGATCTCAGGCTGCCAAGAACACCAAGGATTCTTCACAAAAACCTACCAACCAATCATCCTCTGCGGCCGTCAAATTAGAAGAGCTTCCCGAATTCGAATTACCGGATTCATCGTCCAACCACCAACACGATAGTTTTTTTGCTGATTTGGCCGAAATCGGAGATGATCCCTTGAATTTATTCGGACCTCATGATAATAATGATCCCTTTAGCTTCTACGACTGGCCAACTACCACCACCACGGCTGACGACCCGCCCCGGAATACTTGA